One stretch of Corvus moneduloides isolate bCorMon1 chromosome 16, bCorMon1.pri, whole genome shotgun sequence DNA includes these proteins:
- the COQ7 gene encoding 5-demethoxyubiquinone hydroxylase, mitochondrial translates to MAAAVAPGLRCSLLRRRPLRCGPGLRPLPAGGASLRLCSTRVAQEGINKPVIDRIIRVDHAGEYGANRIYAGQMAVLGRSSVGPVIQQMWNQEKDHLKKFNELMVAYRVRPTVLLPFWNVAGFVLGAGSALLGRKGAMACTVAVEESISEHYNNQIRTLIEEDPEKYKELLQVIKQFRDDEQEHHDIGLEHDAEATPAYSVLKTAIQLGCKAAIFLSERI, encoded by the exons ATGGCGGCGGCCGTGGCTCCGGGTTTGCGGTGCTCGCTGTTGCGGCGCCGGCCCCTCCGCTGCGGGCCGG GTCTGCGGCCTCTGCCCGCCGGAGGGGCTTCCCTCAGGCTGTGCAGCACGCGGGTGGCGCAGGAGGGCATCAACAAGCCCGTCATAGACCGCATCATCCGCGTGGACCATGCGGGGGAGTACGGGGCGAACCGCATCTATGCGGGGCAGATGGCCGTGCTGGGCAGGTCTAGCGTGGGGCCCGTCATCCAG CAAATGTGGAATCAAGAAAAAGACCACCTGAAAAAGTTCAATGAGCTCATGGTTGCATACAGAGTTCGACCTACTGTTCTATTGCCTTTCTGGAATGTAGCAGGGTTTGTTTTAG GGGCTGGAAGTGCTTTGCTTGGAAGGAAGGGTGCAATGGCTTGCACAGTGGCTGTGGAAGAGAGTATATCAGAGCACTACAACAACCAGATCCGAACTCTAATAGAAGAGGATCCAGAAAAGTACAAAGAACTATTGCAG GTAATAAAGCAATTCCGGGACGATGAGCAGGAGCACCACGACATTGGGCTCGAGCACGATGCAGAAGCT ACACCAGCTTATTCTGTTTTGAAGACAGCCATACAACTTGGATGCAAAGCTGCAATATTTTTATCAGAACGAATTTAG